The Blastocatellia bacterium region GATCAGTGTGCCCAATGACGCAGCGAAGTATGGCCCGTGGGCCGGCAAGATACTAGCCGCCATCAAAACCCAGAGTCGCCTGAACACCATCAACCCGCAAGGCGTCATCGAATCCTACCAGCTCAGCGTCAACCCTCAAGACCTTGACCTGATTCCGGCAAACGAGAACCTCTTCGCCGTTGACAGCGGCGCGGCCAGCCTGCTTGGCGCTTCGGCCAATCAGTTCGCGACGATGGTTGGCGACCTGCTGGTCACGCAGAGTCAGCCCGGCGCGCTCTGGCGCATCCGCTGGACGGGCACAGAGTTTCAAGCTTCGCAACTCGCGCAGGCCAATCAACTGGAAGCCGGGGCTTTTGCCCCGGCGGGCGTCTTCCCGCTGGCGGCGACTAACGGACTGGCAGCTGTCGTGCGCCACGCGCCGTCCATCAATGGCCGCGTCGAAGGCGCGGTGCGCCAGCTCACAGGCGAGAGTGTGCTGTTCAACAGCGGTGCCGTCGTCACCACGGACTTGCTCGTGCCGGGCACGCCGCAGGTCGTCATCAATGGCACGCCGAACTTCGGCGGTACGATTCCCGGCACCGGCAGCGCGTCACCGACCGGTTACCAAGTGACGCTCAACTCTGGCTCGATGCTCGGCCACCTGCTGACGCGCGTTGACCCGATCACGCTGCCGACGGTCGCGACCCCACCCACAGGCTCAGGCACGCGCGACGTAACGATCAATACCGCCGGACAATCGCCCGGCGATTTCGCGACCTTGCGCGACCTGACGCTCAACAGCAATGTCGGTATGGTTGTCGTGCCGCCGGGCAGCTATCGAAATTTAACGGCCAACAGTGGCAGCGGCTTCGTCTTCGGCGTAGCCGGGTCAACTACGCCGTCGGTCTATAACCTGCGCAGCCTGACGCTCAATGGCACAACGCAGCTTCAGATCGCCGGGCCGGTTGTGCTGACGCTGGCGCTCGGCACGAACCTCAATGGCACCATCGGCGCACCGAGTAGCGCGCTCTGGCTGACGCTCAAGGTGGCCAGCGGCAGTGTCACGCTGAACAGCGGCAGCCTGCTTTACGGCACTGTCATCGCGCCGTCGAGCACGGTGACCATTAACGGCAACAGCACGCTGACCGGCAGCCTGCAATGCGACCGCCTGACGGTCAACAGCGGCGGCCTGTTGCGCGGCGCGGCGGACGCGACTGCCCCAGTGATTACGATCGAACAGCCCGCTGAAGGCGCGGTTATTGACGCGACCCAGACGGTTGTGAGCGGCACGGTCTATGACCAGACTGCCGTGACGGTGACGGTCAATGGCGTAGCCGCGACCGTCAGCGGCAACACCTACACGGCGTCGGTGCCGCTGGCGATGGGCGCAAACACGCTCACAGCGACCGCCACAGACCTGTACGGCAACACTGCCAACGTCTCGCGCCATGTGACGCGCGCTACCAACCAGGCACCGACGGTGAATGCTGGCGCGGATCAGACGATCAGTCTGCCTTCGAGTGCCGCGCTCAACGGCTCGGCGAGTGACGATGGCCTGCCCGCCAGCAGCCTCACCATTGTCTGGAGCAAGGTCAGCGGACCTGGAACGGTCACTTTTGCAAACCCGAATCAGGCGGTGACCACCGCAAGCTTCAGCACAGCGGGCACCTACATGCTGCGACTGACGGCGAGCGACGGACAACTTACAAGCAGCGATGATGTCGTCATCACAGTCACACCGCAGAACCAAGCGCCACAGGTCAACGCCGGGCCGGATCAGGCGGTCAGCTTTAACCTCTTACAGAATCCCGGCAACGAACAGCCGCTAGTGAACGGCAAGATACCCGCCTGGACCGAAGTGACCGGCACGAGCTGGACACAGGCGACCGCCGGGGCGAACGGCTTCCCGACCAGCTACCAGGGCAGCACCTACTTTTATCCTGGCCAGGTGGCGCAGGCCGAACTCAGTCAAGACGTTGAGGTCTCGGCCTTTGCCGCAAGCATCGCCGCCGGCACGCTGACCTTTCGCTTCAAGGGATACGTGCGCTCGTTCGACGAGTCGCCTGCCGACAGCAGCCGCATCATCGTCGAGTATCGTGACGCCACGAACGCGGCGGTGCTGGCCTCGTTCGATTCGAGCGCCCTGCAAGCGACCGCGCAGTGGACGCTGGTTTCCGACACGCGCACCGCGCCGGCGGGCACGCGGTGGATACGCGTCCGCTTGATCGGCGTGCGCAACACTGGCGTCAACTGCGATAGCTACTTTGATCACTTGACGCTTGAAACGCCGGCGCTTGCTGCCGCCAAGCTGAATGGCACGGCCGGCGATGACGGCCTGCCGCTGGGGAGCGCGCTCGCCACGAGCTGGACAAAAATGAGCGGCCCCGGCGCGGTAACGTTTACGAACTTGGCAAACCCTGTGACCTGGGCGACATTCGATACGCCGGGCACGTATGTGTTGCGGCTGAATGGCAGCGACTCTGCCTTAACCGCAAGCGATGACGTTACGGTGACCGTCACGGCAATCAATCAAGCGCCGGTGGTTAATGCAGGGCCGGATCAAGCGATCAACATGCCGGCGACCAGTGTCAGCTTGAGCGGCACGGCGACCGACGATGGTTTGCCTGCTGGCAGCACGCTGACCACAACGTGGAGTAAGGTGAGTGGTCCCGGCGCAATCACTTTTGCGGACGCCACGCAGCTTGCGACCACGGCGAGCTTCGACATGCCGGGAACCTATGTGCTACGGCTGACGGCGAGCGATTCGGATTTGAGCAGCAGCGATGATCTCGTCGTCAGTATCAATCAAGCGCCAACCGTCCATGCAGGCCCCGATCAAACCATCACGCTGCCAGCTAATGCGACGCTCAATGGCACAGCAAGCGATGATGGGCTGCCGTCAGGCAGCACTCTAACAACGACTTGGAGCAAGATGAGCGGCCCCGGCGCAGTGACCTTTGGCAACGCCGCGCAAGCGGCCACCACGGCCAGTTTCGCGGCTGCCGGCACTTATGTCTTGAGACTGACGGCGAGCGATGGCGCGCTCTCCTCAAGCGACGATCTGACGGTTACGGTCATCTCGCCCAATCAGCCTCCGGTCGTCAACGCCGGCGCGGATCAGACGATCAGCCTGCCGGCCAGTGCCGCGCTCAACGGCTCGGCGAGCGACGATGGCCTGCCCGCCGGCGGTGGCCTCGCCGTCACCTGGAGCAAAGTCAGCGGGCCGGGCACGGTTACATTCAGCAATCCGACAGGACTGGCCACCACGGCCAGTTTCACGGCGGCGGGCGTCTACGTCCTGCGGCTGACCGCGAGCGACTCTGCCCTGACCGGCAGTGATGATCTGACCATCACCGTCAATCCTGGCAACCAAGCGCCGCTCGTCAATGCCGGCGCGGATCGGACGGTGACGCTCGGGAACAACGGCTCCACGCCGACCTTGGTTCTATCACCCACGAACGTGGCGTTCAACTCACCGGTCGGCATCGATTACCATCAGCCGACGAATAAGCTGCTGCTGTCAGTGAATTACTCTTCCGGCCAGCCGCATAATTTCGATCTGATCGCCGCCGACGGCTCGCACTCGCAGTTCTCGAACCTCAACGGTCTCACCGACGAGGTCAAAGTCGCCACCGCCCGCGACGATGGCAATGGCATGAGCATGGGTGGTTTTCAGGCCGGCGAAGGGTTTGCCGGCTCCGGCGTGGCTGGCGTCATTGTCCGCATCTCTGCCGATGGCTCGTCGGCGCAGAACCCCTGGGTGCGTTTGCCCGGCGAGAATGGCCTGCTCCGCGGCAGCCTCTATGTCGACCGGACGGGAGTATTCGGCGGCGATTTAATCGTCGTGACCACGAGCGGCAACGTCTGGCGGGTGAACGCGATGGGAGTCGCCACCAAACTCGCCACCGTCACCCCCAACCTCGAAGGCGTGGTCACGGTCCCGAATAACCCGGCGCGCTACGGACCATGGGCCGGCAAGATCATTACCGGCGGCGAATCGAGCAGCACCATCTATGCGGTTGATCCGCAGGGCAACGTCAGTGCCTATCCGCTGGGCATCACTGTCGAAGACATCGACCTCATTCCGGCCAACGAAAACTTCTTCGGCATCGATTATGGCAACTCGCGGCTGGTGGGCGCACCGGCCTGGCAGTTCGCTGAGATGGCCGGTGATATTCTCATCGCCCAGGAATCGCCGTCCAACCTCTGGCGCGTTCGCTGGACAGGAACCACCTTCGCGCTGACCAAAGTGGGGTTGGGCGGCGAGTGGGAGCACGTGACGTTCGCCCCCGTCGGCGCCGGCGCAATTCCTGCCATTGAGCCGAGCGCTAACCTGGTGGGTGTTGTGAGCGACGATGGGATGCCCGCAGGCGGGTCGCTCACCGTCACCTGGAGCAAAGTATCTGGCCCCGGCACGGTGATCTTCGCCAACCCGTCTTCAGCCTCCACCGCCGTCACCTTCACAGAGGCCGGCACCTACGTCCTGCGGCTGACCGCGACGGACTCGCAACTCACCAGCTTTGACGATGTGACCGTTACGGTGATTCCGCGCAATAAGACGCCGCTGGTCGACGCAGGGCCGGCGCAGACCGTGGCGCTGCCGAATGGCACCATCACCCTGAACGGCTCGGCAACGGATGACGGCCTGCCCGTGGGCAGCAGCCTGGCGGTAAGCTGGGGCCAGGTGAGCGGCCCAAGCTCCGTTACCTTCAGTTCGCCGAATCAAGCCGTCACCCAGGCGACCTTCAGCGCCGGTGGCAATTACGTATTGCGGCTGACGGCGAGCGATGGGCAATTGACTGCCAGCAGCGACGTGGCTGTCAAAGTCACCACGCCCTGCATTCCGCCGCCAACGGGGCTGGTCGGCTGGTGGGCAGCCGAAGGCGATGCCAATGATCGTCTGGCCAGCAACAACGGGACATTGATGAATGGCGCCGCCTTTACGGCGGGCAAGGTCGGCCAAGCCTTCAGCTTCGACGGGGTGGATGATTATGTGCAATTGCCGAGCTACAATCTCGGCAGCAATTATTCGCTTGAATTCTGGGTCTATCCGACACGCAGCATCGGCTTCTGGCAGAGCCTGATTGCCAACCACGAAAACAGCTCCAACTTCGGCGCGCTGTATATATTCTCCGACCACCTGGAATACTGGCAATCGAGCATCGGTCGCGCGACGACGGCAGCCGGCAGTGTGCCGGTCAACACCTGGACGCATGTAGCGCTTACCTATGACGGCACGGTTGATCGGCTTTATGTCAATGGGCGGCTGGCGGCAACCAGCGCGCCACACGCGGCTCTCTTCAATAATGCGCTGCGCATCGGCGACGCCATGCCGCCCCATGCGGTCTTTCTGTTCCCCGGCTACATCGATGAAGCGAGTCTTTACGGACGCGCTCTGTCGGCTGCGGAAGTCGAAGCCCTCTACGCCACAGATAGCAATGGAAAATGCGTAACCAACCGGGCGCCGCAGGTTAATGCCGGGCCGGATCAAACGATCACGCTGCCGGCGACGGCGAGCTTGCAGGGGACGGCCAGCGACGACGGCCTGCCGCAGGGCAGTCCGCTCACCGTGGCGTGGAGCAAAGTCAGTGGGCCGGGTACGGTTACATTCAGCAATCCGACAGGATTGGCCACCACGGCCAGTTTCACGGCGGCGGGCGTCTACGTGCTGCGGCTGACCGCGAGCGATGGGCAACTTTCTACGGGCGACGATGTGCAGGTGACGGTGATCGCGCAGAACCAGCCGCCGGTGGTCAACGCCGGGGCTGACCAGACGATCACGCTGCCGGCGACGGCGAGCTTACAGGGGACGGCTAGCGACGATGGTTTGCCTGCGGGCAGCACGCTCACCGTGACGTGGAGCAAAGTCAGTGGGCCGGGCACAGTGACATTCGGCAATGCCGCGCAAGCGTCCACCACAGCCAGCTTCGCGGCAGCCGGTACGTATATCCTTCGCCTCACGGCGAGCGACGGCGCGCTCACGTCAAGCGACGACGTGCGGGTGACGGTCAACCCCGCGCCGGTCAATCAAGCGCCGCAAGTCAGCGCAGGCCCCGACCAGGTGGCCGAGATCGGCGCTAACCTCGTCGTCAACGGCAGCAACGAGGCGGCGCTCGTCAATGGTGAGATCAGCGGCTGGACGGAAGTCGTCGGCAGCAGTTGGACGCAGGCGACCGCCGGCGCGGGTGGCTTCCCTGCGGCGCAATCCGGAGCGACCTATTTTTATGCCGGGCAGACGGCCAGTGCTGAACTCAGTCAGGACGTAGACGTGCGCGCATACCCGGCGAACACGCAGTTCGACTTCCGCGCGTGGTTGCGTTCGGGCAACGAGACGCCCGCAGACTCGTCACAGATCATTCTTGATTACCGCAACGCGGCCAACACCCAGACAATCGCGCGGCTGACGATCGAGGCGAATACGGCGAGCAGCGACTGGCAGCAGGTCACTGACCTGCGCGCTCTGCCTGCGGGGACGGGCTACGTACGCATTCGCCTGATCGCGACGCGCAACAGCGGAACAAGTAATGATGGCTACTTTGACGCCATCAGCCTGCGGGCGGTGGGCGTGGCGGCGGCGCGTTTGCAGGGGACGGCCACGGACGACGGCT contains the following coding sequences:
- a CDS encoding LamG-like jellyroll fold domain-containing protein — its product is MAAPVRAVRAILAPQSGGISLTALGSSFNNASSIDYHQPTNQLAVSVNYPTGQPRNLELIAADGAHAGFSNLAGLSARLKLATARDDGGGFSRGGFHAGELFTGTGVAGVIARISADGSSVQNPWVSLPGESGTINALHIDRTGVYGGDLLAVTAQGSVWRITASGTPTLVAALGVAADAVISVPNDAAKYGPWAGKILAAIKTQSRLNTINPQGVIESYQLSVNPQDLDLIPANENLFAVDSGAASLLGASANQFATMVGDLLVTQSQPGALWRIRWTGTEFQASQLAQANQLEAGAFAPAGVFPLAATNGLAAVVRHAPSINGRVEGAVRQLTGESVLFNSGAVVTTDLLVPGTPQVVINGTPNFGGTIPGTGSASPTGYQVTLNSGSMLGHLLTRVDPITLPTVATPPTGSGTRDVTINTAGQSPGDFATLRDLTLNSNVGMVVVPPGSYRNLTANSGSGFVFGVAGSTTPSVYNLRSLTLNGTTQLQIAGPVVLTLALGTNLNGTIGAPSSALWLTLKVASGSVTLNSGSLLYGTVIAPSSTVTINGNSTLTGSLQCDRLTVNSGGLLRGAADATAPVITIEQPAEGAVIDATQTVVSGTVYDQTAVTVTVNGVAATVSGNTYTASVPLAMGANTLTATATDLYGNTANVSRHVTRATNQAPTVNAGADQTISLPSSAALNGSASDDGLPASSLTIVWSKVSGPGTVTFANPNQAVTTASFSTAGTYMLRLTASDGQLTSSDDVVITVTPQNQAPQVNAGPDQAVSFNLLQNPGNEQPLVNGKIPAWTEVTGTSWTQATAGANGFPTSYQGSTYFYPGQVAQAELSQDVEVSAFAASIAAGTLTFRFKGYVRSFDESPADSSRIIVEYRDATNAAVLASFDSSALQATAQWTLVSDTRTAPAGTRWIRVRLIGVRNTGVNCDSYFDHLTLETPALAAAKLNGTAGDDGLPLGSALATSWTKMSGPGAVTFTNLANPVTWATFDTPGTYVLRLNGSDSALTASDDVTVTVTAINQAPVVNAGPDQAINMPATSVSLSGTATDDGLPAGSTLTTTWSKVSGPGAITFADATQLATTASFDMPGTYVLRLTASDSDLSSSDDLVVSINQAPTVHAGPDQTITLPANATLNGTASDDGLPSGSTLTTTWSKMSGPGAVTFGNAAQAATTASFAAAGTYVLRLTASDGALSSSDDLTVTVISPNQPPVVNAGADQTISLPASAALNGSASDDGLPAGGGLAVTWSKVSGPGTVTFSNPTGLATTASFTAAGVYVLRLTASDSALTGSDDLTITVNPGNQAPLVNAGADRTVTLGNNGSTPTLVLSPTNVAFNSPVGIDYHQPTNKLLLSVNYSSGQPHNFDLIAADGSHSQFSNLNGLTDEVKVATARDDGNGMSMGGFQAGEGFAGSGVAGVIVRISADGSSAQNPWVRLPGENGLLRGSLYVDRTGVFGGDLIVVTTSGNVWRVNAMGVATKLATVTPNLEGVVTVPNNPARYGPWAGKIITGGESSSTIYAVDPQGNVSAYPLGITVEDIDLIPANENFFGIDYGNSRLVGAPAWQFAEMAGDILIAQESPSNLWRVRWTGTTFALTKVGLGGEWEHVTFAPVGAGAIPAIEPSANLVGVVSDDGMPAGGSLTVTWSKVSGPGTVIFANPSSASTAVTFTEAGTYVLRLTATDSQLTSFDDVTVTVIPRNKTPLVDAGPAQTVALPNGTITLNGSATDDGLPVGSSLAVSWGQVSGPSSVTFSSPNQAVTQATFSAGGNYVLRLTASDGQLTASSDVAVKVTTPCIPPPTGLVGWWAAEGDANDRLASNNGTLMNGAAFTAGKVGQAFSFDGVDDYVQLPSYNLGSNYSLEFWVYPTRSIGFWQSLIANHENSSNFGALYIFSDHLEYWQSSIGRATTAAGSVPVNTWTHVALTYDGTVDRLYVNGRLAATSAPHAALFNNALRIGDAMPPHAVFLFPGYIDEASLYGRALSAAEVEALYATDSNGKCVTNRAPQVNAGPDQTITLPATASLQGTASDDGLPQGSPLTVAWSKVSGPGTVTFSNPTGLATTASFTAAGVYVLRLTASDGQLSTGDDVQVTVIAQNQPPVVNAGADQTITLPATASLQGTASDDGLPAGSTLTVTWSKVSGPGTVTFGNAAQASTTASFAAAGTYILRLTASDGALTSSDDVRVTVNPAPVNQAPQVSAGPDQVAEIGANLVVNGSNEAALVNGEISGWTEVVGSSWTQATAGAGGFPAAQSGATYFYAGQTASAELSQDVDVRAYPANTQFDFRAWLRSGNETPADSSQIILDYRNAANTQTIARLTIEANTASSDWQQVTDLRALPAGTGYVRIRLIATRNSGTSNDGYFDAISLRAVGVAAARLQGTATDDGLPTGSSLTVSWSQVSGPGTASFAASNQASTTASFTAAGTYVLRLTASDGALTSSDDVQVTVTAQNQAPTVNAGADQTVSIAGTASLSGSVSDDGLPLGNTLAVQWSPVSGPGSVSFANTTQAATTASFTAAGVYVLRLTATDGEYSASDDVPVTVSANTTNQAPVVNAGADQAINLPTTQVTLNGTATDDGLPTGSSLSVQWSQVSGPAGVTFLNAAQAVTQASFPGTGVYVLRLTASDGALTASADVQVTVYDAISGPPPVVSISSPADGAEVTAPMNVVGSIDKGNWRLEYSLNRDSEATNQSWTLMASGTTPVSNATLAQLDPTLSLNGIYSLRLTSVDASGQVGQATIAVIVSRALKVGLFTLSFNDLSVPVAGLPIQIIRTYDSRDKRVGDFGVGWTLGINNIRLEKSVNLGRFWNETVDNGLFPRYCLNASRAHLVTVTFPDGQVYKFAATTSPQCQTIDAIRLATVTYVQQPGTAGTAGASLVAIGNNDVIVDGGIPGSVNLVGDSGLYNPRVFQLTTADGLKYVIEEGVGLRSMTDLNGNTLQINSSGIIHSSGKSLTFTRDTAGRITQISDPAGNVMNYTYDANGDLITFKDRENQTTGFTYNNTHGLLTITDPRGIQPIRNDYDAAGRLLSHTDAFGKTITYTHDIAARHEIIKDRLGNETLYEYDADGNVLRVTDALSHVTSYTYDSRDNKLTETNAIGKTTSYTYDANDNVTSVTDPLGNVTRYTYNSLRQVLTVTDARNQVTTNTYTPKGQLETMTDALSHVTSYSYDAQGSPKTMTDALNQVTQYQCDLLGNLLQETDASGHVTSYNYDANNNRTSQTTTRTLANGSTETLATTYEYDHLNRLVKTTYVDGTFTQVSYNAIGQQATTTDQLGRVTSYTYDDMGRLTKTTYPDGTTEEATYDAEGRRLTSKDRAGRVTSFIYDAVGRLTKTTYADGTFTQTSYDAIGRITSTTDARGNVTSYEYDPNCGCSGRRSKITDALSHVTMFSYDGNGNQTSMTDANNHTTTYEYDALNRRVKVTYADSTFDQTGYDAMGRVTSKIDQAGKTTQYGYDSLGRLTSVTDALNQVTRYGYDELGNQTSQTDALNRVTRYEYDKLGRRTKRSLPLGQSETCVYNNVGTLTSRTDFRGKTTQYGYDVMNRLLSKTPDASLSEPAVTFIYTATGRRLTMSDASGTTTYSYDVRDRLLSKATPEGTLSYTYDSGGNLLTLSSNHADGVSTSYGYDALNRLSTVTDNAPAVGTRPATGVASYSYDAAGNLSVYVYPNQVQTAYTYNSLNRLTDMSISKAGATIASYSYTLGAAGNRLSVTEQSGRSVSHGYDGLYRLTSETISSDPVSANNGQISYSYDAVGNRLTRTSTVAAVPNQTSSVDVNDRLASDSYDSNGNTIGSAGNT